The following are encoded together in the Streptomyces sp. NBC_01465 genome:
- the sucC gene encoding ADP-forming succinate--CoA ligase subunit beta has protein sequence MDLYEHQARELFKDHGIPVPDAAVVAAPREARAAAEALGGPVVVKAQVKTGGRGKAGGVKFAADPASAELTARQMLGMDIKGHTVRTVMLAQPVDIEAEFYVGYVLDRAAGTFLAIASAEGGMDIEDVAATRPDAVARIPVDASEGVTADKAAEIAAAAGLPVEAATVLQQLWQVLVREDALLVEVNPLVRTTDGRILALDGKVTLDDNAAFRQARWGTDHTDPHADALEAAAAAKGLNYVKLDGQVGIIGNGAGLVMSTLDVVAGCGAKPANFLDIGGGASARIMADGLSVILSDPDVRSVFVNVFGGITACDAVADGIVQALESVHLTKPLVVRLDGNNAALGRAMLSERAHPLVQQATTMDGAARRAADLATQGVR, from the coding sequence ATGGATCTGTACGAGCACCAGGCAAGGGAACTCTTCAAGGACCACGGCATTCCGGTGCCGGACGCGGCAGTTGTCGCCGCACCGCGGGAGGCGAGGGCGGCAGCGGAGGCGCTCGGCGGCCCCGTCGTCGTCAAGGCCCAGGTGAAAACCGGTGGCCGCGGCAAGGCGGGCGGCGTGAAGTTCGCGGCCGACCCCGCATCGGCGGAACTCACCGCCCGTCAGATGCTCGGGATGGACATCAAGGGCCACACCGTCCGCACGGTCATGCTGGCCCAACCGGTCGACATCGAGGCCGAGTTCTACGTCGGCTACGTACTGGACCGCGCGGCCGGCACCTTCCTCGCCATCGCATCGGCGGAGGGCGGCATGGACATCGAGGACGTGGCCGCGACCCGCCCCGACGCGGTCGCCCGTATCCCCGTCGACGCCTCCGAGGGTGTCACCGCGGACAAGGCGGCCGAGATCGCGGCCGCGGCCGGGCTCCCCGTGGAGGCCGCGACCGTACTGCAGCAGCTCTGGCAGGTCCTGGTCCGCGAGGATGCCCTGCTCGTGGAGGTGAACCCGCTCGTCCGCACCACCGACGGACGGATCCTCGCCCTCGACGGCAAGGTCACCCTCGACGACAACGCGGCCTTCCGGCAGGCACGTTGGGGCACCGACCACACCGATCCGCACGCGGACGCGCTGGAGGCGGCCGCGGCAGCCAAGGGTCTCAACTACGTCAAGCTCGACGGACAGGTCGGCATCATCGGCAACGGCGCGGGTCTCGTCATGTCCACCCTCGACGTCGTCGCGGGCTGCGGCGCGAAGCCCGCCAACTTCCTCGACATCGGGGGAGGCGCCTCCGCCCGGATCATGGCCGACGGTCTCTCCGTCATCCTCTCCGACCCCGACGTGCGGTCCGTCTTCGTCAACGTCTTCGGCGGCATCACCGCCTGCGACGCGGTCGCCGACGGCATCGTCCAGGCCCTGGAATCCGTCCACTTGACCAAGCCCCTGGTCGTACGGCTCGACGGCAACAACGCCGCCCTCGGCCGCGCGATGCTGAGCGAGAGGGCCCATCCGCTCGTACAACAGGCCACCACGATGGACGGTGCGGCCCGCCGCGCCGCAGATCTTGCGACGCAGGGAGTGCGATAG